GATGGAGCATGTCAAGGATCGGCTTGCCGGCGTCGGCCTCGCGCTCGTCTCGGACGAGAAGGGGAGATGGCTCGTCGCGGTGGGCGCGGCGGGACGTGTGATGGTCGCGCGGCTCAACGGAGACCCGCTGGGACGTAGGCAACTTTCTACCGAGGCGGCCGAAACGCTCGCTTTGCTTCAGGAGAAAGGACCGCTCACCATCAAAGAGATGGCCCGCATCCGCGGCGCGAATCCGAGAAATGCCGTCGAGACATTGCGTGCTCTCGGCCTTGTCCGGCGCGCTGGCCGCTCGCGGGGCAGGGGAGGGGCGTGGCTTTACAGGGTTTCGGCGACCGTACCGGATGGCTTGTGAGGGGCTAAGGAATGTGAGAAAGCTGTCTCGGTTGGAGCGCGTTGGT
This genomic window from Nitrospirota bacterium contains:
- a CDS encoding SMC-Scp complex subunit ScpB — its product is MESTEADRPRQICAVLIGSGRALAPAEIGQVLGIETHDVESVMEHVKDRLAGVGLALVSDEKGRWLVAVGAAGRVMVARLNGDPLGRRQLSTEAAETLALLQEKGPLTIKEMARIRGANPRNAVETLRALGLVRRAGRSRGRGGAWLYRVSATVPDGL